One window of the Triticum dicoccoides isolate Atlit2015 ecotype Zavitan chromosome 3B, WEW_v2.0, whole genome shotgun sequence genome contains the following:
- the LOC119281817 gene encoding extradiol ring-cleavage dioxygenase-like, translating into MDEAEFVEPSANQTPAPEVAMDTFFLSHGAPTLCIDETIPARSFFQSWLPAAIAGTQAPRAILAVSAHWETDAPAVNVVRGTNDTIHDFHGFPEQMYKLTYPAPGAPDLAERTKKLLEDAGFGPVSEEHGRGLDHGAWVPLMLMYPDADIPVCQLSVQTERDATYHYDVGRALAPLRDDGVLIIGSGTATHNLAKMGPHDAPPPQWASDFDTWLKDSLIDGRYEDVKRYKEKAPQAEVAHPSPHHFYPLHVALGAAGEESRAELIHHSWTNTSISYSSYRFTTKI; encoded by the exons ATGGATGAGGCAGAGTTCGTAGAGCCGAGCGCAAACCAGACACCAGCGCCGGAGGTTGCCATGGACACCTTCTTCCTGTCGCACGGCGCGCCCACGCTCTGCATCGACGAGACGATCCCGGCGCGGAGCTTCTTccagtcgtggctgccggcggcgatcGCGGGCACGCAGGCGCCGCGCGCCATCCTGGCGGTGTCGGCTCACTGGGAGACGGACGCCCCGGCGGTCAACGTCGTCCGCGGCACCAACGACACCATCCACGACTTCCATGGCTTCCCAGAGCAGATGTACAAG CTGACGTACCCTGCGCCCGGCGCGCCTGACCTGGCCGAGAGGACCAAGAAGCTCCTGGAGGACGCGGGGTTCGGGCCGGTGAGCGAGGAGCACGGCCGCGGGCTGGACCACGGCGCCTGGGTGCCGCTGATGCTCATGTACCCCGACGCCGACATCCCGGTGTGCCAGCTCTCCGTGCAGACGGAGAGGGACGCCACGTACCACTACGACGTCGGCAGGGCGCTGGCTCCGCTCCGGGACGACGGCGTGCTCATCATCGGCTCCGGCACCGCCACGCACAACCTCGCCAAGATGGGGCCtcacgacgcgccgccgccgcagTGGGCCTCCGACTTCGACACCTGGCTCAAGGATTCGCTCATAGACGGGAG GTACGAGGACGTGAAGCGATACAAGGAGAAAGCGCCCCAGGCTGAGGTGGCGCACCCTTCGCCGCACCATTTCTACCCGTTGCACGTCGCGCTTGGCGCCGCCGGGGAGGAGTCCAGGGCGGAGCTGATCCACCATAGTTGGACCAACACCAGCATCTCCTACTCTTCATACCGTTTCACCACGAAGATATAA
- the LOC119277802 gene encoding extradiol ring-cleavage dioxygenase-like gives MGQSHSQAKPKPDRHATPQPRGDDQHPNQREATGRRPPAAPAMDTFFLSHGSPTLSIDEAIPARSFFQSWLPAAVAGPERPRSILIVSAHWETATPAVNVIRGANDTIHDFYGFPKSMYQLKYPAPGAPDLAKRTKELLEQGGFGPVKEDRSRGLDHGAWVPLMLMYPDADIPVCQLSVQTDRDATYHFNLGKALAPLREEGVLVLGSGSATHNLRKMGPSSSPPPQWASDFNTWLKDSLLGGRYDDVNGYEEKAPNAKTAHPRPEHLYPLHVALGAAGDESKAELIHNSWTNASLSYASYRFTTKN, from the exons ATGGGGCAGAGCCACAGCCAAGCCAAGCCCAAACCGGACAGGCACGCGACGCCACAGCCGCGCGGCGACGACCAGCACCCGAACCAGCGAGAAGCCACCGGTAGGCGCCCGCCGGCCGCGCCCGCCATGGACACCTTCTTCCTGTCGCACGGCTCGCCCACGCTCTCCATCGACGAGGCGATCCCGGCGCGGAGCTTCTTccagtcgtggctgccggcggccgtCGCGGGCCCGGAGCGGCCGCGCTCCATCTTGATTGTGTCGGCCCACTGGGAGACAGCCACGCCGGCTGTCAACGTCATCCGCGGCGCCAACGACACCATCCACGACTTCTACGGCTTCCCCAAGTCCATGTACCAG CTCAAGTACCCTGCGCCGGGCGCCCCCGATCTGGCCAAGAGGACCAAAGAGCTCCTGGAGCAAGGCGGGTTCGGGCCGGTGAAGGAGGACCGGAGCCGCGGGCTGGACCACGGCGCGTGGGTGCCGCTGATGCTCATGTACCCGGACGCCGACATCCCGGTGTGCCAGCTCTCCGTGCAGACCGACCGCGACGCCACCTACCACTTCAACCTCGGCAAGGCACTGGCGCCGCTCAGGGAGGAGGGCGTCCTCGTCCTCGGCTCCGGCAGCGCCACCCACAACCTCCGCAAGATGGGGCCGTccagctcgccgccgccgcagTGGGCCTCCGACTTCAACACCTGGCTCAAGGACTCTCTTCTCGGAGGCAGGTACGACGACGTGAACGGGTACGAGGAGAAGGCGCCCAACGCCAAGACGGCTCACCCGCGGCCGGAGCACCTCTACCCGCTGCACGTCGCGCTCGGCGCCGCCGGCGACGAGTCCAAGGCGGAGCTGATCCACAATAGCTGGACCAACGCATCGCTCTCGTACGCCTCGTATCGTTTCACCACGAAGAACTGA